The genomic window GGCGTCGAACAGGGCGCGACGAAGGCGATCAACTTCGGGGTCCTCCCCGGCGGCACCGGCCAGGGTCGTCCGGCATCCAAGACCCGCCAGCGAGGCGGCGACGTTCCCCGCCCCTCCTGGTCGATACCACTCGTGAGTCAATCGGACAACGGGGACCGGCGCTTCGGGGGAGATGCGGTTGACGTCTCCCTCAAGATAGCGGTCCAGCATCACATCGCCGAGGACCAGGGCCCGCACGCTCGACCAGTCGATCACGGGCATCACTCCTTTGTCTGGTTCCGGGAGCCCCGGGAGGGGCTCGCCTCGGGAGGCATCCTGCCTCTCCGGCTCAATTCAATTGCAAGCAACCGATCGTCCTCGATCGAGCGCCCCATCTGGTGAGGCGAACACACCGCTCAGGAACAGGAGGCGGCCATGAGCTGCCGAATCCCCTCCTCCAGTGGCGTGAAGGCCGCATCATAACCGGCCGCTCGCAATTGTGTCAGATCAGCCTGGGTGAACGACTGGTACTTCCCCCGAAGTGAATCGGGGAAGGGAATGTACTCAATGCTCCCGCGCCCCAGTTCGTCGATTACGATCCGGGCAATGTCGTTGAAGCTCCGGCTTGCTCCCGTGCCGACGTTGAAGACGCCCACTCGAGGCGTCCCCTCGGCAAAGAACAGGTTGACCCGGGCCACGTCGCCGACGAAGACGAAATCGCGTCGCTGCTCGCCGGCCTCGTAGCCATCAGTCCCTTCAAAGAGCCGGGCGACCCCGTCCTTGGCCAGTTGCCGATGGAGCTGGTAGACCATCGAGGCCATCCGCCCCTTGAATCCTTCGCGGGGGCCGTAAACGTTGAAATACCGAAGCCCGACGACCGTCGAGGTCAGACGTGATCGCGCGGCGGCCACATAGCGGTCAAACAGGAGTTTCGAGTAGGCGTAGACGTTGAGCGGGTTTTCGCACTCGGGCGATTCGAGGCAGATGGTGCTGTTGCCGTAGACCGAGGCGCTGGACGCATACACGAGGGCCGCGTTCCGGTCGGTCGCCCA from Tautonia rosea includes these protein-coding regions:
- the rfaD gene encoding ADP-glyceromanno-heptose 6-epimerase gives rise to the protein MYIVTGAAGFIGSNIVHALNQRGVSDILAVDTLQYGDKFRNLSDLVIADYMDIAEFRDQIRKNAPFGGQVRAILHQGACADTTESDGRYMMDNNFTFSKELLHWATDRNAALVYASSASVYGNSTICLESPECENPLNVYAYSKLLFDRYVAAARSRLTSTVVGLRYFNVYGPREGFKGRMASMVYQLHRQLAKDGVARLFEGTDGYEAGEQRRDFVFVGDVARVNLFFAEGTPRVGVFNVGTGASRSFNDIARIVIDELGRGSIEYIPFPDSLRGKYQSFTQADLTQLRAAGYDAAFTPLEEGIRQLMAASCS